One part of the Solanum dulcamara chromosome 8, daSolDulc1.2, whole genome shotgun sequence genome encodes these proteins:
- the LOC129899315 gene encoding ribosomal lysine N-methyltransferase 3 — MPFTSQPVQAQSLIGYNWAGPGKIGNAPAHQSLLNLRRRYCTVAMVTSRKLRAFKNWMKSQHVECSDALDLVVTTNSSVRALCDLNVGDLVATIPKESCLTVKTSGARQMIEESELEGILALAVVIMYERSLGPLSPWFGYLQSLPYSEPIPLLWSLSEIDSLLAGTELHKIVKDDRALIYEDWKECIEPLILTSVSLQLRAENFGVEEYLASKSLIASRSFEIDDYYGCGMVPLADLFNHKTGAEDVHFTSSYSELNTSDSELDDDVHTDKHGNDDNEPTQVYSRGSGDDLTVLEMIMVKKVEAGAEVFNTYGSLGNAALLHRYGFAEPDNHYDIVNLDLDLVLQWSSSQFSHRYTRRRLSLWRKLDYSGCVSQNSEYFEISFDGEPQIELLVLLYIILLPEQVFAQLDLQVSITSGFEKSEGFHFESSNSMLLTDGVCAALSGLADIRESLYGSTCLEDDIKTFNCCCLVKEPKKYYSLVLRISERRILEKLRCYASASAIMQTKDGGKTRKRSKFE; from the coding sequence ATGCCTTTTACGAGCCAGCCCGTCCAAGCCCAATCTTTGATAGGCTACAATTGGGCCGGCCCAGGAAAAATTGGTAATGCACCGGCACATCAATCTTTGTTGAACCTTCGCCGCCGCTACTGTACTGTAGCAATGGTAACCAGTAGGAAATTGAGAGCATTCAAGAATTGGATGAAGTCGCAACATGTAGAGTGTAGTGACGCGCTGGACCTGGTAGTGACAACGAACTCATCGGTGAGAGCATTGTGCGATCTCAATGTTGGCGATTTAGTGGCGACTATTCCGAAGGAGAGTTGCTTGACGGTGAAGACTTCAGGTGCGCGGCAAATGATCGAGGAATCGGAGCTTGAAGGCATTTTAGCTCTAGCAGTTGTGATAATGTATGAGCGAAGCCTCGGTCCGCTATCTCCTTGGTTTGGTTATCTCCAGTCGCTTCCTTATTCTGAACCTATTCCTTTGTTGTGGTCCCTATCTGAAATCGACTCTCTTCTCGCCGGAACTGAGCTTCACAAGATAGTTAAAGACGACAGGGCACTTATCTACGAGGACTGGAAAGAGTGTATTGAGCCTCTGATCTTAACTTCAGTTTCTTTACAGCTCAGAGCAGAAAATTTTGGTGTTGAGGAGTATCTTGCTTCAAAAAGTCTAATTGCCTCGCGGTCTTTTGAAATAGATGATTACTATGGATGCGGAATGGTTCCCTTGGCGGATCTGTTTAATCACAAAACTGGTGCTGAGGATGTACACTTCACATCTTCTTATTCTGAATTGAATACTAGTGATTCTGAATTGGATGATGATGTTCACACCGACAAGCATGGAAATGACGACAATGAACCAACCCAAGTTTATTCAAGGGGTTCTGGGGATGATCTTACAGTTTTAGAAATGATCATGGTGAAAAAGGTGGAAGCTGGGGCTGAGGTATTCAATACGTATGGGTCTTTAGGTAATGCTGCTCTGCTACATAGGTATGGATTTGCAGAGCCTGATAACCACTATGACATTGTGAACCTTGATCTGGACCTTGTACTTCAGTGGAGTTCATCTCAGTTTTCGCATCGTTACACTAGGAGGAGGTTATCACTATGGAGAAAATTAGATTATTCTGGATGTGTTAGCCAAAATTccgaatattttgaaatttcattTGATGGGGAGCCGCAAATTGAGCTGTTGGTTTTGCTTTACATAATATTATTGCCAGAGCAAGTGTTTGCTCAACTTGATCTTCAAGTATCTATCACCAGTGGTTTTGAAAAGTCTGAGGGCTTCCATTTTGAGTCGAGCAACAGTATGTTGCTCACAGATGGAGTTTGTGCAGCTCTGTCAGGACTAGCAGATATTCGGGAAAGTTTATATGGTTCAACTTGTCTTGAAGATGATATCAAAACTTTCAACTGTTGCTGTCTGGTGAAAGAACCTAAGAAATATTATTCATTGGTATTGCGCATCAGTGAGAGAAGGATCCTTGAGAAGCTAAGGTGTTACGCCTCTGCTAGTGCTATAATGCAAACAAAAGACGGAGGTAAAACTAGAAAAAGATCAAAGTTTGAATGA
- the LOC129901588 gene encoding uncharacterized protein LOC129901588, whose amino-acid sequence MAAALECWSSRASMDEDMVEQILMSNNDRSEEPSGNGCSAGGASSTGGNGGFKESSAMQKRFQRLSRNVSEAIASLKNSLNLESVRDPLSDRVETCRKHVWGSVVRGLTQLYPGSQLPEKLVSNIRKHYDSFPLSYGQAGFEMKDVFLHIRLIEQASAEDHPAIMIQEVSDDEVQGSIFKFTFACNSSISWSAMSGALDSASICCKKIQIFEKKGFTLGVVMLLVQSGKEKMFKARIENVLKSALKKPKSTSMKKLPFGLCGSQEENTKNREYGDIEEDSGQPTYRNGFENSSPKVQLQMPLPTSLFTVSVDEWQTVLSGGEEIGKWLLSSDNLEFIDQIGPSTFKGVYKGKKVTVEKLRGCDKGIAYEFVLRKDLLELMTCGHKSILQFFGVCINENHGLCVLTKLMEGGSVYDLLLKKKKLQTKDTMRIATDVAEGIKFMNDHGVAYRDLNTQRIHLDKNGNACLGDMGIVAACRSIDEAMEYETDGYRWLAPEIIAGDPESVRETWMSNVYSFGMIIWELVAGEVAYSAYSPVQAAVGIAACGLRPEIPKDCPQVLRSLMIKCWDNCPSNRPQFTEILSTLVRSSSNSNSKTR is encoded by the exons ATGGCAGCAGCATTGGAGTGCTGGTCCAGTAGAGCAAGTATGGACGAGGACATGGTAGAACAAATTCTAATGAGTAACAATGATAGATCGGAGGAGCCGTCAGGAAATGGTTGCTCAGCCGGTGGTGCTAGCTCTACCGGCGGCAATGGAGGTTTTAAAGAGTCTTCAGCGATGCAGAAGCGTTTTCAGAGGCTGAGCCGGAATGTATCGGAGGCCATTGCATCACTTAAGAACTCGCTCAACCTCGAGTCGGTTCGTGACCCGCTGTCGGACCGGGTTGAGACCTGCCGGAAGCACGTTTGGGGAAGTGTTGTCCGGGGCTTGACTCAGCTTTATCCGGGTAGTCAACTTCCGGAGAAGCTCGTCTCTAACATTCGGAAGCATTACGACTCTTTTCCACTCAG CTATGGGCAAGCTGGATTCGAAATGAAGGATGTCTTTCTACATATTAGATTGATAGAGCAGGCATCTGCAGAGGACCACCCAGCCATTATGATACAAGAGGTGTCTGATGATGAAGTCCAAGGGTCGATTTTCAAGTTTACATTTGCTTGTAACTCCTCTATTTCGTGGTCTGCAATGTCTGGGGCACTCGACAGCGCCTCAATTTGCTGTAAAAAGATACAGATCTTTGAAAAGAAAGGTTTTACATTGGGTGTTGTGATGCTTTTGGTTCAATCTGGGAAAGAAAAAATGTTTAAAGCTCGTATTGAGAATGTTCTTAAATCAGCCCTTAAGAAGCCAAAATCTACTTCAATGAAGAAGCTACCATTTGGGCTTTGTGGGAGTCAAGAAGAGAACACAAAGAACAGAGAATATGGAGACATTGAAGAGGACTCTGGGCAGCCAACTTACAGAAATGGATTCGAGAATTCGAGCCCAAAGGTCCAGCTTCAAATGCCTTTACCTACTTCTTTGTTTACAGTCTCGGTGGATGAATGGCAGACTGTGCTATCTGGTGGGGAAGAAATTGGAAAGTGGTTATTGAGCTCTGATAATCTTGAGTTCATCGATCAGATTGGACCTAGTACATTCAAAGGGGTATACAAGGGAAAAAAAGTTACCGTTGAGAAGCTCAGGGGGTGTGACAAAGGAATTGCCTATGAGTTTGTGCTTCGAAAAGATTTGTTGGAGCTGATGACTTGCGGGCACAAGAGTATATTGCAATTTTTCGGTGTTTGCATCAATGAAAATCATGGCTTGTGTGTTCTGACTAAGTTGATGGAAGGTGGATCAGTTTATGACTTATTgctaaagaaaaagaaactccaGACTAAAGATACAATGAGGATTGCCACTGATGTAGCTGAGGGAATCAAGTTCATGAATGATCATGGAGTTGCATATAGAGATCTCAATACACAGAGGATCCATTTAGACAAAAATGGGAATGCTTGCTTGGGCGATATGGGCATAGTAGCTGCTTGCAGGAGTATTGACGAGGCCATGGAGTATGAGACTGATGGTTATAGATGGCTAGCTCCTGAG ATAATTGCAGGTGACCCTGAAAGTGTTAGAGAGACTTGGATGAGTAATGTATATAGTTTCGGAATGATTATATGGGAATTGGTGGCAGGCGAGGTAGCATATTCTGCTTACTCGCCAGTACAGGCTGCTGTTGGAATTGCTGCTTGTGGGCTTAGACCTGAAATTCCAAAAGATTGCCCACAAGTTTTGAGATCTCTTATGATCAAGTGTTGGGACAATTGTCCTTCAAATCGTCCCCAGTTCACGGAAATTCTGTCAACATTGGTACGTTCCAGCAGTAATAGTAACAGTAAGACTAGGTAA